From Cucumis melo cultivar AY chromosome 1, USDA_Cmelo_AY_1.0, whole genome shotgun sequence, a single genomic window includes:
- the LOC103499804 gene encoding cucumber peeling cupredoxin-like, with protein sequence MGGGIIGLVLGLIAVVLIHQATAQTVRVVGDSTGWTVPKGGAAFYSEWASKFNFSIGDYLIFLFWQRLTLGRTCSVQEVPKGSFDECNGHNTTHYAIITGPTTVKLDTVGMHYFICTFDNHCLQGQKLAVNVTVTVSNNTPNDNAMSPSSNAAQPPTRTPPASRGDACARTPANSLSSSPPIICDGSSSTLTPSSSTLLMAILYVTLYTIVMNTCFR encoded by the exons atgggTGGAGGAATTATTGGTTTAGTTTTGGGTTTAATTGCTGTGGTTTTGATTCACCAAGCCACCGCTCAGACGGTTCGTGTAGTCGGAGACTCCACCGGTTGGACGGTTCCGAAGGGCGGTGCTGCTTTCTATTCCGAGTGGGCTTCTAAATTCAACTTCTCCATTGGCGACTATCTAA tttttcttttttggcagCGTTTAACTTTGGGACGAACCTGCAGTGTCCAAGAAGTACCAAAAGGGTCGTTCGATGAATGCAATGGACACAATACCACACATTATGCCATCATTACAGGTCCTACAACAGTGAAGCTCGACACAGTCGGCATGCATTACTTCATTTGTACCTTTGACAATCACTGTTTGCAAGGTCAAAAGTTAGCTGTTAACGTCACAGTTACCGTCTCCAACAATACTCCAAACGATAATGCAATGTCACCTTCTTCAAACGCTGCTCAGCCACCCACAAGAACTCCCCCTGCTTCTCGTGGGGATGCATGCGCTCGAACTCCTGCTAATTCATTGTCTTCGTCACCACCTATTATTTGTGATGGATCTTCATCGACTTTGACGCCTTCCTCCTCTACCTTACTGATGGCAATACTTTATGTTACTTTGTATACAATTGTTATGAACACTTGTTTTAGATAG